The Saprospiraceae bacterium genome includes a window with the following:
- a CDS encoding helix-turn-helix domain-containing protein, producing the protein MENKKKERMSTNKKTELVLQLLRGESLDELCRIHHVSASQLSEWRDIFVSKGKEGFRKSSDDHRLREAQAIIGRQAIELDLYKKRWY; encoded by the coding sequence ATGGAAAACAAGAAAAAAGAAAGAATGAGTACCAATAAAAAGACTGAATTGGTACTGCAATTATTGCGAGGTGAGTCACTGGATGAACTTTGTAGAATCCATCATGTATCTGCCAGTCAATTGAGTGAGTGGCGTGATATCTTTGTCAGCAAAGGTAAAGAAGGTTTCCGTAAGAGCTCGGACGATCATCGTCTGCGTGAAGCCCAAGCGATCATTGGTCGCCAAGCCATAGAGCTTGACCTGTATAAAAAAAGATGGTATTGA